A stretch of DNA from Alkalilimnicola sp. S0819:
GCCCAAACGAGGCGGATACGGGGCAGAAAGACGCTGAAACGCCGTTTTGACGGCCGAAATAGGTCGAGGCGGTCATTTTTCGAACAATTGATGCTGTGGCGCTGGTTTGTTCAGCGTTTCCTTAAGAGTCCGAACTTCCGGAAAATTAGCAACCTTTTCTGTGAACCAGAATGAATAGCCAATCAATGTATCCTGATTGATGGTTAGATTCACACGCACACTGTCTTTATCCCGAGGATCTTCTGACGCCTCTTTCAAGTAACCAACCCACCTTACCCTAATGCCACTAAAATTCTTGGCCGTTTGTTCTTTTTGGAAAGGCGGAGCAGAGTTGATGGAATCGACTATTTCATTAACTTTTATCTTGGACAGGTTTGAGGTCGGGGTTGCCACTTGATGCTCGCATGCACGGGATTTTAATTGTCCTCTGTTTGTCGTCTTATGAGGCAGCTCTATTGCAGTTGTTTCAGGTGCTCCTTTTCTGCCGAAATACTTCGCGTGGTTCTTTCGCTCATGGAGCCACCAACCAATCACCACTGCCGCGACTGTAGCAACGCTCACGATTACTGCTGAAATAATTTGTGGGTCCATAGCCGTGCTCTTGATTGCCTAACGGCTAGCGGTAAGCCGCGACGAAAACGCGCAGCGTTTTTGGCGTCGGCTTGACCGCATGGTTAGCGGCCGCTTGCTCCACACGAAGTGGTGCCACTGAAGTTTCAGCCTGCCCGGTTGAGCGGAGGAAGTTCGCCAAACTGCGCATAATATTCCTGTAAGGCTTGCCGCTCTGCCTCGCGAGGTGAGTCCGTGCCGACAAAGGACACTACCAGCCGCTCGTATGGGAACGCAGAGGCGATATTCTCATGCTGTTTGTGCCTGGCACCGCACTCGTGACCTCGAGAGACATGCTGGGGTGAAAGGCTTTTCTTGAGCTGGATCACCCGGTCGACGTAAGAGGCAGCCATGCCAATGTAAAGGATGCCCTTGGAATCTACTCCTAGGAGCCGCGAAACTGGCACTGGTTGATTGGAATCATCTTCACGAAGGCATGAAATTGTGTACATCCCACCCGACTCTCCGAACGTAGCGTGGATGCGATCCCAAAAATCGGATGCCGCGATTCGTGCCTGCACTGAGGGTCCTCTTTCCGCTAACGGCTAGCGGTAAGCCGCAGGAAAAACGCGCAGCGTTTTTGCTGTCGGCTTGACCGCCTTGTTAGCGCAAATTGTTGTTTTGGCTGGCAGTGAGCGTGGCCGGATGCCACCGGCGACGCCTGCTTTTTCGTCTTGTTCTCTGGAACCTACCGAAGCGTGCCGAGCTTTACCAGCGCCGGTTCCTTTTGCTCTTTCATCAGGGCGACGTGATCGGGCCGCCAACGGGCGCTGAGCATTTCCCCACAACAGAACACCAGCTCTCCGTGTTCGTTGTTCATCGGTGGTTTGGGCTCCGAGGAGGGCGCCTGGAGCACATGGCGCTAGGCCGGGAAAACCCAGAATGCTTGAAAAATCATTCGCCCCGAACGCTTCACCGACGCAGGCTGTGCGGTTTCGATCGCCGACGTCTGAGCGGCTGCTGTGATGCCCCTTTCTTGCGCTAACGGCTAGCGGTAAGCCGCAGCGAAAACGCGCAGCGTTTTTGCTGTCGGCTTCACCGCGTGGTTAGGCTTTTGTTTTTGTTGCACTTCACAGTGGATTTCACGCGTTAGGTGCCAACTGGCACGTAAGAGAACATAAAGTATGCGCACACGGGCCACCCAGCAAAACCGGCCAAGCTTAACGTAAGCTTGCCGGCAACTCGTTCCACGAAGAAGCCGAAGAACGTTGCGACCAGGCCGATGACGAAGATAACTATTGGCGCCCACCAAACAACATTCCAGCCGTAGTAGATGAGGTACGCGAAGCCAGCAAGCATGCCCAAGAAAGCCGAAAGACCAAGAAGTAGACCGAAAACCTCGCTCCCGCCACGGAAGTTTTTGAGGTGAAGCTGCTGATAGAACACAAAGATGCCGAACGCGCAGTAGAACGCAATAGATGGCCAGGACAGTGATGACATGTGTTCCCTCTGTGCCTCACTGGCACCTAACGCCGGGATTAGGCTCGTGGTGCTTGCGCCTCACAGCCCACCCATCTTGATAGCTGTAGCAACAGGGCGCGACAGATCGAAATAAAACCTATGCTCGACACCGTCCTGTGCAGTGACGCAGATCATTTTTAGAGGCTTGTCAGGGTTGTCCTGAGGACCCAGCGTGAACTCGATTCCGCGCTCGAAGCCTGGCCCGCATCTCTCCGCAATGAACCTGTCGATGAGTGCATGAGCCATCCCCATGCTCGCACAGTTAATTATTGCCGGAGACTGATCGGATAGCCCATCACCCCCATAAATAGGTGGTTTGTCGTCTAGTGAGTTGCTGTTGCGGCCGAACAAACGCGAGATGATGCCCATGCTTTCTGTCCCCTGTATGCCTAACCAGGCGGCTCACCGCCTGGTTAGGCCGTTTATTACTGGTTTCCGGCCTTTAATGCTCATGACCCTAACCAGCCGTCGGACGCCGCTTCAATCCTTCCACTTAGATTGAATGACGATGCTGAGCGCCATCTGGGTGAACACAGCCTGCATCCTGTCAAAGTGCGCAGCATGCTCCGAAAGCGGCCTCCTCATGTCAGCGCCGGAAATGCACTGAAACATGCCAAATCGATCTCTCCATTGAAAGAAGTAGTGAGCTTCGATGGACCGGAGGGACATGCCAGCTGATTGCGTCTCGCGCATTGCGCGGATACGCGCTGCGGGCTGACCATCAATTTTGGTCAGAGTGCCATCGATATATCGGGAACCGCCCGGAAGAAGATTGGGAAGGGACTGTTCGCTGAATAGGTCCGCCATGTCTGCCTCGCTCGGGACGACGGGGAGCGCCTTAACCAGAAAGGTGCACACTTCCAGTCCGCCGCCGTGCTCGCTGACAAATTTCTGGACGACGTTTGGTCTTTCTCCTTCCTTTGCTTGCCAGCTTGGTGGGTATTGAAGGGTTACTTCTAGCCCCTTGGCTTTCGGATGGCCGGCGGTGTCATACTTGCTGGCAGTACCGTCAGTGAAGCTTCTGACATCTGCAGCTAGATCGCTTTCGCTACGCGCCAACACCGACACGGAGAATGTGATGGCGAGGGCCACGAGCAGTGTTCGTAGAGTCATTGTCCTTCCTAAGCCTAACGGCTAGCGGTAAGCCGCAGCGAAAACGCGCAGCGTTTTTGCTGTCGGCTTCACCGCGTGGTTAGGCTCTTGTTTTTGTTGAACTTCAACCTTTGAGCGTTTCCTGCGCCTAGCCGGCGACCTCACCGAAGATCCAAGCTCATATGGTGGGAGCTAAGCACAAAACCTTTGTTGAGGTACAACCGATGCGCGTCATGGCGCTGGTGGCCTGTGTCCAGGTGGACGGCCGAACACCCCAGCCGCTGGCCCTCCGAGATCAGCCAATCTAGCAGGGCACCACCGAGCCCGGCGCGCTTTCTCTGCGGATGGGTGGCCAGATCATCAATGTATAGGACCCGGCCCCAAGCGAGGAAGGTGGCCACACGGAAGCCAGCGACCGCGACAGTTTCTTGGCCATCCTCGATGAAAGCGATTCTGTAGCCTTCAACCACCTGTTCGCGGACCTGATCAAGGAATTGGGTCTTGCTGAGATGGGGGCGCAGGGCGGCGAAGACTTCATACGCCGCTTCGAGGGCCTGAGAATCTTCCGTGTTCAGTTGCTTTATCTGATGGTTCATCGATTTCCTGCGGGGTGTCCTTCCCAGCCTAACGTGCTGCTAAGCCGCGCCGAAGACGCGCAGCGTTTTTGGCGTCGGCTTGAGCAGCGGGTTAGAACGGTGGAGTTACGCCGAGCGTGGCGCGTGGCCACCAGTTCTTCTTGTTCTTTTCCTTCACCGAGGGCGCCGAGCTTGGAGCGCCCGGCAGCACTTTCGGTGAAGCGCGTACCTAAAGAGACTACCAGCCGAGGACGCATCTGTCGGCTTTGGCTATGGCCACCGGCCCCGGACGTTTCAACCGTGGCCGTGCCCAGGCGCCTGCTATAACCACCGCTGGAAGGTGGCGTGCTTTATCCGATGCTGGGGCAGGGCACCAGGCTGGCTGGCTCAGCCAACAAAACCGC
This window harbors:
- a CDS encoding GNAT family N-acetyltransferase — translated: MNHQIKQLNTEDSQALEAAYEVFAALRPHLSKTQFLDQVREQVVEGYRIAFIEDGQETVAVAGFRVATFLAWGRVLYIDDLATHPQRKRAGLGGALLDWLISEGQRLGCSAVHLDTGHQRHDAHRLYLNKGFVLSSHHMSLDLR